The genomic interval gtatacTTTGAATTATCGCGTGACAATGGCTTTACTCTTGAACTGAACATGAAACGACGTTTCTCTTGTTGAAGTAAAGTAATGCATGTCCTCTCATGCAAAGACATCAATGCAAAATCAAACTATTTTCACTCCTTCATCAAAACTGTCCACTGATAAAGCACACTACTTCTAAACCTTACGTTACATGGACTCATGAAACTTGGGATTAGTGGTGACTTGGGAATGACATTTTTTGAGAACAAGTGCCTCATTATTGCAAGCTACGCTACCTGAGAAAACTTGTATCTAATAAACAATCAAACTATCtcatattagaattgattttagGTGTTTGTTTATCACGATAAGACGGCAATATCTCATATGAGCAAACAATTTGTCAAGTGCAGGCTGTAAATGCACAAACACAGGACGCCGGATATTGAACACCGCTGTACAATCGCTTCATTTAGTAACTTTCACGAGAAGTTTAACAGGATGCGAAAAATATGATCGTATCACGCTGGCTTTGTTTATGTAACATAACATTTTAGGGTGAATAGTCCAGCATTTTGACGACCTTACAACTGTTCAACGTTATTTCTGCAAGTTTTTACGatcaaattataaatacatttcttGATCCATATATATTTCGcaaaaatttttatattattttcttttacaaattatTGATGATTTTTTAATTAGAGACATTTACGATTAGTCAGTAATAAGTGCGAAATGTGATTTGAAGGCATATATACTTAACATGCACTTGTGAGACCGCCATCAGATAAGATGTATACAGAACGTCTTATGTCGGAAATGCCCTAATAAATAGTGGTTCATCAGCACACTATCTTTTAACTTGAAGCAAATTggatatataaaactttaaacacaTATTACCAAgctgtacattttatttccaaCCGATTTGATAAAGCTTCGCACacttattaatgacatttgacCTATGTTTTGTGTCCAGTGTAATAAAAGTTTTCAGAGTTTATTCAAAATGTCCGATGTTTCTAGAGCTGGTGCATACGTCGTAACCGTACAGGCAGAACATGTGGTGGATAGTTATCTATTCCGCCAACTCTTGACTTCATTTGATAACATTACCCACCAAAACTCTGCTTGATACGGCGCTATCCAGGCTTGCCGCTACTATAACATGACCTTATTTTAAAGCTTGTATTTGTAACAGATGTTTTCGTATCTCTTTTATGTGCATTACTGTCCTTGATTAAAGAGTCTGCTCAAATATAACACGAGCAACATCGAATAGCAAGGCACAGGAATTTTGACAGCGTTATTTCCCGGATCTGGGTCCGAAAGTAGTTCGTTGTTACACATATTGGTATCGCAACAACGCGTTGTTTTGGTAACATCTTCTGTGTCCTCAACCAGGAACTCACAGGTACTGTAACAGCCAACTTCGTAGTACGTGTCTGTCTCATTTGTATACAcaatttgctgaaaaaaaataaaataaaacgggccgctattgtaaaagataaaaatataggATCTGACTTCTTTCAAAAACTATTACGTTTGCACATCAGCAGTGCATTGTGAAATCAGATTGTTCAAATGTCACTTTAAAGCTGTTGAATATTGCCTAGACTACAGGACGCTcaacaaaactgtttaaatattaattgGATTGTGCTGTGTAAACGGAATACTGATAAACAAAAGTAGAGCACATGTGGCTATGAGCTGAAAAGTTAGCTTTCTTATTTCAAACAAGAGTCTCatttttttacatacaaaatttcattATAGATACACGTGTTTACCGCTTGATTTCTTccatatatatgttataataCTATAAAATTTATAGAATTATTAATGTCAGTCAAGTAGAAAATAGAACAGCAgtgctattttatgtttttatataaagcAATACTTACGTAGCAGGATTGCGAGTCTGACAACATGCACGTGCCTGTAATTGTTTCATTTAAACAGCTGCTGTCGTTTCCCGCACAGGTTCCATTTTTACACAATATTAcctgcaaaatacaaaatttaagaaaaacatcTGGTTTGAATTTCATTACTAGTTtaagtgaaatatatacatttattgtgtTAAGCAGACATTGGCTTGAAGAATTTGTAATACATTTAAGAATGATATCgtgttatttgttgtttttttttacatttcggTACGGAATTGATGGGCGTGTTCAAAGTGTGTTGGGACCTCATCGCAAACATTCAGTACAGCGATATGTCTCATACCCAAACATTCAATGCAGCGATAAATATTATTCCTAAACATTCGATACAGCGATATATATCATACCCAAACATTCGATACAGCGATATATATCATACCCAAACATTCGATACAGCGACATATATCATATACAAACATTCAATACAGCGATATATATCATACCCAAACATTCGATACAGCGATATATATATCATACCCAAACATTCGATACAGCGACATATATCATACCCAAACATTCGATATAGCGATATATATCATACCCAAACATTCAATACAGCGATATATATATCATACCCAAACATTCCATACAGCGATATATATCATACCCAAACATTCTATACAGCGATATATCATATCCAAACATTCAATACAGCGATATATATCATACCCAAACATTCTATACAGCGATATATATCATACCCAAACATTCGATACAGCGATATATATCATACCCAAACATTCGATACAGCGATATATATCATATCCAAACATTCGATACAGCGATATATATCGTACCCTAGCATTCGATACAGCGATATATATCATACCCAAACATTCAATACAGCGATATATATCATACCCAAACATTCGATACAGCGATATATATCATACCCAAACATTCGATACAGCGACATATATCATACCCAAACATTCGATACAGCGATATATATATCATACCCAAACATTCGATACAGCGATATATATCATACCCAAACATTCTATACAGCGATATATATCATTCCCAAACATTCGATACAACGATATATATCATATCCAAACATTCAATACAGCGATATATATCATACCCTAGCATTCGATACATCGATATATATCGTACCAAACATTTTCATTGCTTCTGTAAATATGTATGGTCATTTCTAAACACAGATGGCTATGACGTCACGTTACATTAAGACGACACAACACCGAGAAACGAGCATTTTTCAAGGCGTTATCAACAAACGCTGTTAGCTAACGATATTGTTGTCTCTGAGTTATATGACTTAAGTAAAATTGGACCACTTAAAGCATGTGAAACAAAGTCTTCTCTTTCtttgatattgttttaattgATCCATTTTTCCGTACTTTCGAAGAGATGGGTTTATGAAACaacgaaattgccattttacaGTTACTGACGATTACTGCTTGTAACGCGATTCAGAGACCAGTAATTAATGAAGTACTGGGGAAAAGGTAACTGTTTACCTAGGTATAAGATTAATCAGTTACGCATAGAAATGAAATTTCGTTTAAAAAACCTAACATTTTTCCTTTGTTGGCAGTATTAAACTATACACGGGCAAAATTTGCTGCTTTCGaagttatctttaaaaaaaggtttCATTTAACGCTTTCTATCGTCAAACCAACGATGAAACTATTGGGTCGTATTACCCTTGCgaaattttttcaaatgaaatattactttttatttattttccgtTATTTTGAGGAACtaagatatttcttattttatgatTAAATATGTGTTTCAACTTAAGGAAGTTCGAAAAAATCAAAACGTTATATTTGAAGTAAACAATTGGTGGCATTGACCTTTTATAAGAAATATTAAGTAACCTGCATGTATCTCATAACACGTGATATCGTTGCCAGTGTAGAAACTATTTAAGTATAGTTAGTGTTATAGGTTAGTGTCAACGAAAAGCAAAAGACACTATTTTACAGCAGTAGTTTTATAACAAACAATACTAGCTAAATAACTCGAAGAGTAGAGCATAATTGGATGCAGTAAATTTCTTCCTATATAACTTTCGGCAAATGCGTAATCCGCATGTCTGAGTAACTAATCCCGTAACTTCCAAAAAAGGTTGTCTTACCATTTGTGTTGTTGTGATTGAGTGTGTTGTCGAGCTAGTACTGGTGCTATTGTCTCCCTCTGTACTGTTTACTGTAGAACTTGGTAACGAGGCGGAGGGAGACGATGTACTTCCGCTGGATGAATCTGTTGTTACCTCGCTAGAAGTCGTTAGAGTGGGGGTAAAGCTTGTGCCGTCTGTAGTTTGCACACTAGTAAGTGTGCTGGACTGTGCAGTTGCTGAAAacattcatttataatttttatgataaaGTACTAATATGTGCCAATTATTTGTTCCCGTTTTCTGATAATTACTTATTGATTTATTGAGAACGTATCTGTAGACTAGCTTTGACTTTTGCATGAACTATATAATACAACATAGATTTGAAACAGATTTAGCGGTCTATTCATCTGCCTACTTACGTGATGAAGTGCTGTAAACCAGACGACTTGGTATAAAAACCATACATGCACCTGAAACACAATGCAAATTATCGTCATACATGCATAAAATATTGACTAAACTCAAATCACTTACACCAAGAATTGAAAATGTCAAgttatgtaattttttttgtacGTATATCAATGCAGTTACATTAAGAATGGAATGTTTTATAGCTAAAACTTTAGCTGTCTAGGATATATATTTGCAGCTACGGCTAATCAATGTTTTCAATATGGTTTTGATAGTGTGAAGTGCTGTTAAATGGAGTGAAAGCTTAATTACAGATGCATATGcttcttttaatttttgataattcttacttacaaagaaaacaacatcttgaaaatttcattttgtttggcatatacacaacgtcaGCATACCTGAAATGATAAagtaaaactatttgaagaaaaaaaaataatctttcataTGTCCGTGACCTTCGGAAAATGTTTCATACCCAATAGAACCAAACCATCTGGTGTGTATGTATACCGCAATGCAAGTTTCTAGGTGCATCAGATAATTGTGGAACCAGCGCTTAGCGTAATATCATGTTGAGTGATTCTCTacaaataaaactaaatttaCACAGACATATCTTTGACGTTTTTATACCTAGTCCGTGCTTTACACGTCACGGCACTGGTAGatatcaaatatatgtatatttgatttTGAGGAAGCGGGCTTTTTCGGAACATGTCAATCTGTTTCTTGCCGAGAAAAAAGAGGACTTGTGAATACAAAGGTATGTTGATGAAACAAGGACTATGTGTAGACGGTCGGCGTGACGTCAACGCGTAACCGAAAACACAGGAGGTGCCACGACCCGCAGAATAAATTATGCGCGCCTATTACTGTACTGAATTAAGTGTATATCATCGttcttttatatcatatttattctgAAGCATTTGGCGCTTAAAATTTGTCAACGTGACGTAAGTCTTACAGTGTtgtaatgaaaatacaaatgtataaacatCTTTCATGTAAGAATGTTGTACCGCTAACTCATCATAAACGTGTAGGTTGTGAATCAATTTATATTTAACACCTAAGTAATCAATCTAGGTGATAATAGTGAATGTGCCGTGCAGTATGTCGGTCAGTATAGCAATCAATAGCATGCCTAATACCTGAAATTACAGATTGtgtttttctataaataaatatcaGAACTAGATTATTGTTGCTGTTTTCTTAAATCGGGATTATTTGGCTTATCTAGCAGCTTTGCTTTGTATTTTTCTCCGACTGAATTTACCAActataatattttctacatatttcGTTGTCATTATCTTGCATCGTAATCTAATATCGAACGCATGTACAAACAAGTTCGGTTATATTCCtagaaaaaaaggtattttttaaaCGTCCAGACTTGTTCATATTGCAGTTATGTGTGAGAGAATAAACGTCTGTCTCATAAAAGGACAATCCTGTTTTCGAACCGAACCCAAGTCATATCTCCCTGATAAGCGTGTTTGCGTTGTCCTGGCGACCAATACCATAAAAGGCGGAAAATTATTTGCCTCTTATCTGAAAGCActtgtcatgtttatttcaaggataaatgaataaaaattacaaacTTAGATATTTTTTAGACATCGATTTACATTGTATCAGACAAGAATGcgataaaaaaaatctgtgattACAAGATACCTGAACATACCTTAAACTGTCAAAGTTGCTAGGCAGTATCAGGAattaaaacttaaaccaaataaaataatttcccCCATTTAAATACAGACAGAAACAAATACACATAGCATGTGGTAAATTGAACATATTGATGTGTTTTCAAGGTTTAATATATTTGACTGCAAAATCGACAAAAATCTTAGGTGAATGATTACGTATTGACAACCCTAGAAAACGAAATCGTGATTTTGTATAACGACAGTGTCGTCGATTTATTTCTAAAAACTTAATGGTAAAAAAAGAACCCCGACGCACGTTTAATTTCTGAAAATGGTAAATGAAAACCCCGACGCACATGTTCACGATCTGTGATATTTTATAGTCAAAAGATGTCTTTTCTTCTCAACTGCGAGCTTTGCAGCTTTCATCTATAATACTATAGTAGCACCGATGACGGATAAAACTGTGTTACATAATTGTCCAAACAAACTGGCGTTAGTAACGTTACCTCCTGAAAATACTGCTGAAAGTCATTTCGCTCCGTTCTGCTATAGTGAATTGTAATGGGTCAGAATGCTATTAAATTTTTACAGCCTAATTGTTTTCAAGACAAACGCAGTTGCATTTATACAGtgaatttgttttgatttaaaaattcatTGGGTTTGGCATGTTAACATATATGAGACATGAATCACTTGCGGGAAAAAACACTTTTTCACCATGCGTAGAATTTGTTTATCATCTTGAAAGAAAAGTATCGAAATATGCGTCGTTACAACGAACTAAGGCATCGGTATTGATACTACTATAACATTTTCAGACGAATCCGTTATGAAACCGATAAACTTGTTGCTATCATATGTGCCTTATTTGGTCATCAAGTTCACACATCTTTATATTCAGATGATAACAAGTTTGTGAAATACAGCTCATGGCCATcgttcaaaagaaaaaaatagtttcatattgTTCTGGGCTAAAACGGTTTGAATTTTGTCACAGTAAAATTtcgcctccagatcgtccgacaacaaaaagcaagaaaaaagaagaaaaaaaaggaaaagaaaacaattaagttcaggaaattattgctatattccttgagaatgctttgaaacttttttactgacagactatatgttatggaaacacatgatgattagttcatttttttttaaaaagatacatgAAGGTTTTTATTTCCCCTGCGGCCCGCGTTCGATTCCCGATGTGGacattttttttgtcttgatttgTCGgcatttttaagaaagtttagttacaagaaatcatattttaatgttcataatatgaccagacttcaattctaaagaaagatcatatttaaccaaaatctggaggccagtgccttatTGGCTTGCTATGGTAATTACAAAGCAAAAATTCTAATTAGTAATCACATGAGGGTTATATAAGATCCAGAGGGATTGGACATGTAGATTTTGTAATACAAATTGTGTAATACATGTTTCTATGTGATCAAAAcgaatttgaaataaatactcACAAGGCAGTCCGAAACTTTCTGATAGATCCTGAAGCGTATGAAATTACCTTCACTTTTTATCCAAAAGTCgagttaacaacaacaaaaaaaaaaagtaactgtTCCGCTGTTTATCTTATCGCGGTGCTTGATATTTATAGTGCAGTTGTTACCAAGGTTATCGCTGTGATATCCATAGTGACAGGACTGTATCGGTAATGCGTACAACTATGGGGTAtcgaataaaataattaatgtacTAATGGGGTGCTAATATTGTTacttgaataatatataaacaaaGGACAACAAAGGTCAAAAAAGAATATAGACATTCTTGTTGCAAATTGGTAACACCATTTAATCTTTAATTAATATGCCATTTACAGCTTAACTTATTGTACTGCGTGACTtcatgtatgtatttattttttacttaattcttattttttaaacttaCTATTTTTAGTAATAACATAACATGACATTGAAGCCTACAAAGGACTATTCAGTAAATAACACACTTAACTTCAGACAGAAGTCTGTAATAGACTATTTTTTACATatggaaaacattaaaaaaaaaaaaaaatagtatatcTTCAATAATCTTGtaactgatattttgttattCTTAATGTACGAGGGAAATTCGAAACGAAGTGCAACAAGTATTCACAATTgttcataaaaaattaaaacactgtTGTAAATTATTATCAGTACAATGTTCAACCGAACCAAACATCTAACTTGAGTACGCCGCCGTTTTATCCACTAGGTTGTTTTTTCTTAGCCGATTTGGTGCAAATACTTTGTTTGAATGGCTGTAAAATGTAATTAAGCTCCATAATTTAACATTCAAATGTGGAAATGTGTGttgtgtttatgtatattttatcaagtttctcTTTGCTATTTATGGAAACGTGTTTGTGCGCAGAAATAACCCACCCAAAACTGATATTGACTCTAAACCTATGTTTCTCCTAGTAAAGACCTAAAACAGGAGTTTTCGTAGGATAACAGAATTTTGGACTGTAAAAAAAAACCAgtcataattacaaaattttaactCTGGCTTattcgattttttttaaatcaagttgTAAGTAATGAAAATTAAGGTTAAATAGGTATATAATACTGAAATATTGTaggaaataatgtaaaaatataccCCAAAAATATCAGTGTTTTCAAAAGAAGGGAGAGATTTAAATatgaacttcattttttttttcacaaaagtaTTAAACGCCTTAGAATTTTTGAACGAAACATTATGTCCTTTTTCTGAATGTTTCTGACCTTCAAGTTCCAAGCAAACATAACATTATTACCAGCCACCGATTTACCCGGTGTCTTACTGCTAGAGGCACGTATGGCGGCCTTCGAACGTGTAAATGTGTTTCATGATGTCTTATTTCTATAATTCACATTTATCGCCCTTGAATAATTTCTATTCAGCATTACAGCCGAGTAGAATCTTCTTCCCTTAGTTATAACCACCTCTTCACGGTCATATCGGGCTGATGTAGACCTCAAGTGATCGCATATGGGTTGCCTGACCGCAAATCCGGTATCCAAGTACCTAGCCGGGAGGACACTTTGGCTGATGTTGCTGGCCTGTGGCGCTTGACGCTGTCTTTCACCATCAGCCGGCAAGCGACCAAGCGCTTTTGATGCCTAATCTTGAGGCATGTCTTCTGGGCATATTCAGTGAAAACAATCAATAAATTTCGATCAAACAAATATTATTTGTCTAAAATAGTATTTTCACAATATGAGTAGTGTCTCAAATTTCAATACAGTTAAGAGAATGTTTGTCGTTCGGAGCGTATTGCGTGATACAGGTAGGTTTTCATAGCGACCTGTCTGTAATCACTGTCCTCCCAGGTCAAGTGCTTAAGGTTATCTGCACCTCGCCGCTTTGGGTTCAACATTTGTGTGTAGAATTTCTTTATGTGATGAAACCATCCGGCTTGTTTAAAGAAAATGAGCGTCGGTGATTCTAACCTTACTCTGAGGAGCATTTGGGGCTTCCTTCACCAAAGTATGTTGCAAAGTCGAAGTATGACCAATGATTTTGTGGGAATTTTCCGTCATTTGTTACTGCGCAACTTATTGTGCATTGACCGGTCCGTTACTTATATATTCTATTTTCCGTTAAGAAACACACTGGTTGTGAACATGTTTTAGTCTGGTCGATTTTCTATGTAAAGGAAAGGCAAATGCATTGAGAAAGGGATATGTCTATTTAAAAGTAAGACAACAAAGTAAagaaaataatgtcttaaaatcagcgtgAAATTTCAAGTTCACTTTAatgatagtcaaatatctcaaacattTATTTCACCATACTATAGGACATAATATGTGTATTTACAACTATGGGAAGTTTCACCAAAATCTACATATTAGACACATTTCTAtgcgcgaaaatgttatgaaagttatgattttcccatagaccatGAAAAATTGCTTGAGGTCCtaatatttcaaatcagtctagcaaaaaatcaagcacacgaccctatcttttttatttgctgacttTTCTAAGTGTActcttaagttttgaaaaataagagtttacagtaatcaaattctacattgtagaaaaaaaattagatCCGAATGTGCAGTATCAtcttaacgttaaatgtcgcaagaatttgtccaccgttatatgtcgcaagacCAACGCTAAATGTCACACAGAAAGAAGAACAAATAACTAAGGTAAGTGCAACAGTCATTACAACTTAGATATTACATTCCGAGGTAAGATTAGGTGAGTGTGTGCGTGCATTCGTGGGTATGCATTGTGAGGACCACAAGAAGGGCTTGGAAATGGTATACTGTTCTGAActgtatgtttgtttttcaatggtGGCTCGCCATACATACGGTATCAATTTGATATGGAAAGGTTCCAGCCTCGACACGGTACTCGCCACAGaactaaaattattttagatCGAACTACAGAATCCCGGAGTCTTGTTTAGCTTATGCAATAGTAATGTCGCACGTCATGTCGGTCGTCGATTCATTGTCGGGCGTCGCTTCGCGTTTCGTTACGTTATGTCGCACCTCGTATCGAATGTCGTGCGTCGATTTAAAATAGTGGACGGCCCTTACAACACGAAGTACATCAAAACGACACGATATTACAGATGTGAGATATTCTGGAATTCTTTTTACCAAATACCGATATTTGAATGAGAATGTATGGTTTACTGAGTGAGGGTATCCAATTACTATTCATGTTACTTTTTATTCCATTCTTTGCTCCCTGGGAACATTTTCTtggataaagatatattttgaatataaaacagACTTTATAGTTCCTTTTGTTATGTTTTCGTCATATTAACCGTGACAACGAATTATGAATAGTTTTCAACTTACTTTTGAATTGTTATCAAAACgatgaaaatattgaattttgcGCTTTCCTATCGAAATAAGACTTGTACTCAATATAAGATGTCGAGTGCTCGAGGATCGAGATAAGACGTCAaatgctcgagataagatgccgtgcgaaCGAGATAATATGACAAGTGcttgagattttttttcttaaacaaaaggGTCACGATGGTTCTAGAGTAGAACTGCAAATTGCTTTTTAAGCTTATTATGAAACCATTATGAGATTAGATTCAACTCTCTTTTTATATGTTACGCAAAACGATAAAGATATTATTTTGGTTTATAGCAATAACACTGTTAAAGTCAGTGCCCCCGAGGATAAAAACGTGCAAAGCTCTACCGTCAACTTAAGAACTGACAAGTCAATTTTTTTGCTGggaactgttataataaacattatgaaaAATGAATGTTAATATATGTCTTAGTTTTGAATAAGCAGTATTTTAATAACGTTGGTGATGCGACATATAAAGGTGGCCAGATTTCTAGTGATATGCGACATACAGCGGCAGATATTTAGTGGTGGATgtgacatttaacgtcaaccttgtgACGTTTAACGGTAATTGCAacatttagcggtgttgcgacatttaacggtgccacaaTGAGCTCAAAATTAATGATAAGGTACGCAGTTTTTGCTTTTACGGCCCGAAGGTCCTGCGACATGATAGATTATTGCTATTCTATACAATCGTTTGAttgtaaaacatgtacaatttTATCAACAAATGTAAGTTGTAGCAATTGTAACAGTTATGTCACAGTAAGTTATAATATCACAGCTCTTCAGTAACTTGGTCACGTATAAAAGCTGTACAAGTAGTCAGAAGTTCAAGTAAGAAAACATGGTGTTCAGTCTCAGAGAAAATACGTTTACATTAAGTTAAATGCTTTCTTATGACTAACTAAAGCAGTTCTTGCATGTTCCGGCCTGTCTGATAGAAATTGAAATATGAACTGTTCGTGTAAATTGTTATGCATGCAAAAATAATAGAAGCATTCCGCTAGGAAGCGTCCTGGAGTTGAAGCAtcagctgtaacttgagaaatccAGCAATAACTTACATTCGTTTTCTGATGACGCCTATACAGATGTTTGTGCCAAGTGTTTAATTATGATTAAGTAATGACTACATTAAGTAATGATTATACCTATGTGTTAGATAATGTGTTGACACTTCTTTGATCCGCTGCAGGTACTGTAAATATCAAGGACTGGCTGATAGAAAGAGCAAACCTCAGTATTTCTACAGAAGCTTCtagaaaatgatgattttgtaaTCTGATCCTGTATACTGATACTTTAAAGTAAGTGATATTGAGAGTTGTCATTTGCGTCAAACAATGACGAGCAGGAACATCTCGTTAGTAACATTATAACTATCACACTATACTTCAGAAACAGGAGACTTCCAACAGAACCTTGGCGACAGctttaaaacaaatcatttatatgatttatatgacaTGAGATATTTAATTAAGGAAGAGAAGTTCTACGCCGTACCGTCATTAAAGAATAAACGAAAGATGCCTTTTTTTCTCATAAGCAACGTTAAGTGACAGTATGTCCAAAATCATAATTCTGTTAAAGAAAAATAACTAAATTAAGAATATCACACTAAAacaaatggtggtactttataaaacatatgatatCCCTCTAGATTTCTAAATGTCATAGAGAGTTCAGGTCTTAATGGTAACTATAATACAAGGTGATTCGTGCAATGACAAAGGACGATATGCGAAGATACGATGGTGATACACGATATTGCGATGGTGAAGCGTGACAGTGTGATGGGGTTGCGCAAATGTCCAGTAGGTGTAGCCATCGTACCTTGATGGATAACCATGATGAGACAAGGTATCGGGCGCAAACCCACGACATAGGTCATGCTTGGAATTCATAGGGACAAAGCTTGTCCTGTATCCAGCGTCCTcttcgattgaaatatttttaaataacttggcatatgAGAAACGTTGCCGCGACAACCATGAACTAAGATAAAAGGACAATGGTACACTTGGAAGTTATAGACAATACAGATTGCTTGTACAGGTCTTCAACGTCCCAATCGATTGATAAAAATGATCATCACGAGGACGCGAGGAGTCACGCGCAAGACTCAGGGCCGTACATGAAAGGTTGAGGTCAATTTGAGACTCATAAATACGTGTATTTTCTGTTATGTTTGTTGTGTCCTAATATGTGAATGACAGTCTTCTAGTGGAATGAGTGCTCTGTTGAACCGTAAATTTCACAGAAactattttttcacaaattttatgaATTCGTGCGAATTCCTCGTATGTGTGACAAAAATCGTACATATATACATTGTGAAATTTACGTTTCGCATCTGCACCCCTATTAAAGCAATGAACGTATGCCACATTTCTGATTTGTGATATTTTCGATCGTATTCGCAACGAATATGTGAGGAATTCGCACGAATTCGTTTCGGTGAAATTTACGCTTCATCGTACTAAAATAATAAACTGACAGATAaacaaaatggt from Mercenaria mercenaria strain notata chromosome 2, MADL_Memer_1, whole genome shotgun sequence carries:
- the LOC123563650 gene encoding uncharacterized protein LOC123563650, producing the protein MFSATAQSSTLTSVQTTDGTSFTPTLTTSSEVTTDSSSGSTSSPSASLPSSTVNSTEGDNSTSTSSTTHSITTTQMVILCKNGTCAGNDSSCLNETITGTCMLSDSQSCYQIVYTNETDTYYEVGCYSTCEFLVEDTEDVTKTTRCCDTNMCNNELLSDPDPGNNAVKIPVPCYSMLLVLYLSRLFNQGQ